A window of Thermococcus aggregans contains these coding sequences:
- a CDS encoding UPF0175 family protein, with amino-acid sequence MFWEIVVSAYLDGKISLGKAAELLEVTREELIKEFREKGILIRKLSRKDIIAELEVPSIKSP; translated from the coding sequence TTGTTTTGGGAGATCGTAGTTAGTGCATATCTTGACGGAAAGATAAGCCTAGGAAAAGCAGCAGAACTTCTGGAAGTTACCAGGGAGGAGTTAATTAAAGAATTTCGTGAGAAGGGAATTCTCATTAGGAAACTGAGCAGGAAAGACATTATAGCAGAGTTGGAAGTACCTTCAATTAAATCTCCCTAA
- a CDS encoding glycosyltransferase family 4 protein, whose protein sequence is MGKHILVVSPYFYPEGGGLERYAFNMAQELAKKDKVKVLCMTRGTEKIEEINGITVYRVKPEIIISNTPISLRFIFKVARAIKDSKLVITHTPVPFAADIASFFAKLKGIPIEIVYHTVGLKKGDKILDFVASVYSLTLERITLRGSTIIAVSGTVFEYFRGRGYHSRISYPMPDITKFNLSKTCKRENAVLFVGQLGKYHKFKNLNLLIRAFAEVSEEFPEWKLWVVGKGDMVDEYKNLVEKLGITEKVHFFGGLGDEELSKIYSKAKLLVLPSTFPESFGMVVAEALAFGTPVIVSPYVGAKFLVDDRKNGVILKDLKEESLENAMKNLMRNPKALKRFSHIAKHKMRASLKGETPLVPNDIDLDRKHERDTRIDCEC, encoded by the coding sequence ATGGGGAAGCACATACTCGTTGTTTCTCCATACTTTTATCCCGAAGGGGGAGGACTTGAGAGGTATGCATTCAATATGGCCCAAGAGTTGGCAAAAAAAGACAAAGTCAAGGTTTTATGCATGACGAGAGGAACTGAAAAGATTGAAGAGATAAACGGAATCACCGTCTACCGCGTTAAGCCAGAAATAATAATATCAAACACTCCAATAAGTTTGAGGTTCATCTTTAAGGTGGCCCGTGCGATTAAGGATAGCAAACTTGTAATTACCCATACTCCCGTTCCTTTTGCCGCAGACATTGCATCTTTCTTTGCCAAATTAAAAGGTATTCCTATTGAGATAGTCTATCACACAGTGGGGCTCAAAAAGGGAGATAAAATACTTGACTTTGTCGCTAGCGTATATTCCTTAACTCTGGAGAGAATAACGCTAAGGGGGTCAACAATAATTGCCGTTTCTGGGACTGTGTTTGAGTACTTCAGGGGCAGAGGATACCACTCCAGAATTTCATATCCCATGCCAGATATTACAAAATTTAACCTTTCCAAAACCTGCAAAAGAGAAAACGCAGTGCTCTTCGTGGGCCAGCTAGGCAAATACCACAAGTTTAAGAACTTAAACCTGCTCATAAGGGCTTTTGCAGAGGTTTCAGAGGAATTTCCGGAATGGAAGCTTTGGGTGGTCGGGAAAGGAGATATGGTAGATGAATACAAAAATCTAGTAGAAAAGCTAGGAATAACGGAGAAAGTTCACTTCTTTGGGGGTTTGGGAGATGAAGAGCTTTCAAAAATATACTCAAAGGCCAAGCTACTTGTTCTCCCGTCTACCTTTCCTGAATCCTTCGGAATGGTCGTTGCAGAGGCCCTAGCTTTTGGTACCCCGGTAATCGTTTCACCTTATGTTGGGGCAAAGTTCTTAGTGGATGACAGAAAAAATGGAGTGATTTTGAAAGACCTCAAGGAAGAGTCCCTTGAAAATGCTATGAAAAATCTGATGAGAAACCCAAAGGCTTTGAAGAGGTTCTCTCATATTGCCAAACATAAGATGCGTGCTTCTCTTAAAGGAGAAACTCCCCTAGTTCCCAATGATATAGATTTGGACAGGAAACATGAGCGAGATACCAGAATAGATTGTGAATGTTAG
- a CDS encoding type II toxin-antitoxin system VapC family toxin, with the protein MGEKYLIDTNILIYYLADAIPEKEINRVEEILKTSFNVSIITKIEFLGWRGHTEEGFKKAEEFISFARVIPLTDEIANLTIDLRRKYKIKLPDAVIAATALYHDLILVTRNEKDFKGIEGLKIYNPFKSYDGKLE; encoded by the coding sequence ATGGGAGAGAAATATTTAATCGATACAAACATTCTAATCTATTACCTGGCCGATGCAATCCCAGAGAAAGAGATTAATAGAGTGGAAGAAATTCTCAAAACTTCATTTAATGTCTCAATAATTACGAAAATTGAATTCTTGGGATGGCGTGGGCATACTGAAGAAGGCTTTAAAAAAGCGGAGGAGTTCATAAGCTTCGCCAGGGTTATTCCTCTAACGGATGAAATTGCAAACTTGACAATAGATTTAAGGCGAAAATATAAAATTAAGCTTCCAGACGCGGTAATCGCTGCAACAGCACTTTATCATGATCTAATTCTCGTCACAAGAAATGAAAAAGACTTTAAGGGAATTGAAGGATTGAAAATTTACAATCCATTTAAGAGTTATGATGGAAAACTTGAATAG
- a CDS encoding oligosaccharide flippase family protein, which yields MNLSRLLGHEFYISTFILMVAIIVSNLFNYLYQVFMGRFLTPAEYGELLALLSLLYVVSVVFDTINASSTKLSALYGNRRKLVRKGSFLVLVAGVLLYFLLLVVSVPLSGFLNIQELSYFSLVFLSVPLGMLLSFYQGILRGLQKFGNLAISISSWAVFKFAIGAVLVIKGLGVVGGILGFPLASLLTIFLTLAFIWRRTEESEFENAKSLDLRDFLRFSWFAFLAMLFYASLWNLDLILVKHYFPPAIAGQYSVISVVGRISLFSTMAVGLVVLPKATRSGKNQKMLLKALGFTLIVLGVVLALYYFIPEFILNVLYGPKYITLTPYIWKYGLAMSFLGMVNVMMNYGLATDNFKIVYCMIFGVLMEVLGIMLYHGSIGAVINVVVWATFAVFVLMLLVIWRDERA from the coding sequence ATGAATCTTAGCCGCCTGCTTGGTCATGAGTTCTACATAAGCACATTCATTTTGATGGTAGCAATAATCGTTTCAAATCTCTTCAATTACCTTTATCAAGTTTTTATGGGCAGGTTTTTGACCCCAGCGGAGTATGGAGAATTACTAGCCTTGTTATCTTTACTCTACGTGGTTTCCGTGGTGTTTGATACTATCAATGCCTCATCGACAAAGCTTTCTGCATTATACGGGAACAGAAGAAAACTAGTACGTAAAGGAAGTTTTTTAGTCCTCGTTGCAGGTGTTCTGTTATATTTCCTACTCTTGGTAGTGTCTGTTCCCCTTTCAGGGTTTTTGAATATTCAGGAGTTGAGTTACTTTTCTCTTGTTTTTCTTTCTGTCCCTCTCGGCATGCTACTATCTTTTTACCAGGGTATTTTGAGGGGACTCCAGAAATTTGGTAATCTTGCCATAAGCATATCATCTTGGGCCGTGTTCAAATTCGCAATTGGAGCTGTACTTGTCATAAAAGGGCTGGGGGTTGTGGGGGGCATTTTGGGCTTTCCCCTGGCCTCGCTACTCACAATATTCCTAACCTTAGCGTTCATTTGGAGAAGAACTGAAGAAAGTGAGTTTGAAAATGCCAAGTCCTTAGATCTAAGAGATTTTTTGAGATTCAGCTGGTTTGCCTTTTTAGCAATGCTTTTCTACGCTTCTCTGTGGAACTTGGACTTAATCCTTGTAAAACATTATTTTCCCCCAGCAATTGCGGGGCAGTATTCTGTTATATCCGTGGTTGGAAGAATATCTCTGTTCTCAACAATGGCTGTTGGACTGGTTGTACTACCTAAAGCAACTAGGAGTGGCAAAAACCAGAAAATGCTTCTAAAAGCCTTGGGGTTCACTTTGATTGTCTTGGGCGTGGTTTTAGCGCTCTATTATTTCATCCCGGAATTCATACTTAATGTCCTTTATGGTCCAAAATACATCACCCTAACCCCCTACATTTGGAAATATGGATTAGCTATGTCATTTCTTGGAATGGTCAACGTAATGATGAACTATGGACTGGCTACTGATAACTTTAAGATCGTCTATTGCATGATTTTTGGGGTTTTAATGGAAGTTCTGGGCATTATGCTTTACCATGGAAGCATAGGGGCAGTTATAAATGTTGTAGTTTGGGCAACTTTTGCAGTATTCGTCTTGATGCTTTTGGTTATCTGGAGGGATGAAAGGGCATGA
- a CDS encoding PIN domain-containing protein, whose protein sequence is MRGITKEKGISVNDALVCLKMKELNIKEIYTFDRHFQNLDVKVIQD, encoded by the coding sequence TTGCGGGGGATTACTAAAGAAAAGGGAATAAGTGTTAATGATGCTCTCGTTTGCCTCAAAATGAAAGAGCTAAACATTAAGGAAATATACACATTCGACAGGCATTTCCAGAACTTGGACGTTAAGGTTATTCAAGACTGA
- a CDS encoding glycosyltransferase family 39 protein produces MKSLRKSSLTPLAFLTIIAVLLRSLPLRFRYLLGYDPYFHLAYIEEALKAGEWFNFFTLANGPWGFQVRDFHPLGLWMTPAYIYKILSVFGVSLYDAFRITPVIFGVLTIIFFYLALRKFYGDKKAFFSALFLALSFGHVFRSMANYYRGDNYMLFWYSIALLGIALAFSADKEKWGHKRLLFYLVPAFASGLASIFWQAYYPIFIFLILSGMLLAIGSFLLNEQERLLDSLALILSTALGAFIANFLGGKFGYGMLGYTGDFGRSIAAKLGVEFGLIKDAYLLVHLYYLVPLALVFVILLLLLSKFVKDKKAKVRAILGLAAVSILIFLLKFPALKELSSVFGMFEGVPIMETSPTTFQDLWNAFSISLFLSPLFLLRFRPGRVKLVDFLLLGLIIPSLYMLSTWSRFVSIGSLAVALMVGAGVVEAYELIVSKLENKKAYGVVLALLILLPTINGVFTFENVLNTKPFMNEAWEDALTWLGNNSNENDIVLAWWDYGAWITYYSRRSPLAEIAPNPDVALYYLGKRDENWAINLGVDYVIVSYYDFLKFDAIVQTASAHPSYNISERYGLVVLPLTLSYGGILAFERGEYKILAKPGEKWDVRINLNGKTISPKKLFVEYHRDITTPELAYSNTNTYLYVNLDYKYAIFMNEEAFNTPLVRLFINASEPYELVYSDGGLIKILKLKHPNVRIERTESKVIFKFENAVGTKLKIWGFLDNGTAVFEGEYNVENKTELELPEEVEGDVVRYAYMEGEKILDRGIFRRD; encoded by the coding sequence ATGAAATCCCTACGAAAATCTTCTCTAACTCCACTTGCCTTTCTCACGATCATAGCAGTACTTTTGAGAAGCCTCCCATTGAGATTTAGGTATCTCCTCGGTTATGATCCGTATTTTCATTTGGCTTATATTGAGGAGGCTTTGAAAGCGGGGGAATGGTTTAACTTCTTCACTCTTGCCAATGGCCCGTGGGGGTTTCAAGTTAGAGACTTCCACCCTCTTGGGCTTTGGATGACTCCTGCTTATATCTACAAAATTTTGAGTGTCTTTGGGGTTTCTCTTTACGATGCTTTTAGGATCACGCCGGTGATTTTTGGAGTTTTGACGATAATATTCTTTTATCTCGCCCTACGGAAGTTCTATGGTGATAAGAAAGCTTTCTTCTCGGCTTTGTTTTTGGCTTTGAGCTTTGGGCACGTCTTTAGGTCGATGGCAAACTACTATAGGGGAGACAATTACATGCTCTTCTGGTATTCAATAGCTTTACTTGGGATAGCATTGGCATTCAGTGCAGACAAAGAAAAATGGGGGCACAAAAGGCTACTGTTCTACTTAGTTCCGGCCTTTGCGAGCGGTTTAGCCTCAATCTTCTGGCAGGCCTATTACCCAATATTCATATTTCTAATTTTGAGTGGTATGTTATTGGCTATCGGTTCGTTTCTACTCAATGAGCAAGAGCGTTTGTTAGACAGCCTCGCTCTAATTCTTTCGACAGCACTGGGGGCATTTATAGCCAACTTCTTAGGAGGAAAATTTGGCTACGGCATGCTTGGATACACTGGAGACTTTGGAAGATCCATCGCAGCAAAGCTGGGGGTTGAATTTGGACTAATAAAGGACGCATACCTTTTGGTTCATCTTTACTACCTCGTGCCGCTGGCTCTGGTTTTTGTAATACTTTTGCTCTTGCTCTCAAAATTCGTGAAAGACAAAAAAGCAAAGGTGAGAGCTATACTCGGCTTAGCTGCAGTGTCCATTTTGATATTCCTCTTAAAATTCCCGGCATTGAAAGAGCTTTCTAGCGTTTTTGGTATGTTTGAGGGCGTTCCAATAATGGAGACAAGCCCAACAACTTTCCAAGATCTGTGGAATGCCTTTTCAATAAGCCTTTTCCTAAGTCCACTATTCCTTCTGCGCTTCCGCCCAGGGCGAGTGAAATTAGTCGATTTCCTCCTTCTGGGATTGATTATCCCGAGCCTATATATGCTCTCTACCTGGTCAAGGTTTGTCTCCATAGGCTCACTGGCTGTAGCCCTTATGGTGGGAGCAGGAGTGGTGGAAGCTTATGAACTGATAGTGTCAAAGTTGGAAAACAAGAAGGCGTATGGCGTCGTTTTAGCTCTTCTAATACTGCTCCCGACAATAAACGGGGTCTTTACATTTGAAAATGTCCTAAACACAAAGCCCTTTATGAATGAAGCGTGGGAGGATGCTTTGACGTGGCTCGGGAATAACTCAAACGAGAACGACATTGTTTTAGCCTGGTGGGACTATGGGGCTTGGATAACGTACTACTCGAGGAGAAGTCCCCTGGCTGAAATAGCACCTAATCCGGATGTTGCCCTCTACTACTTGGGAAAAAGAGATGAGAACTGGGCTATAAACCTTGGGGTGGACTACGTTATTGTGAGCTATTACGACTTCCTAAAGTTTGATGCGATAGTGCAGACTGCCAGTGCTCACCCCAGTTACAACATCAGCGAAAGATATGGGCTGGTTGTTCTGCCACTGACTTTATCTTACGGCGGGATTCTGGCCTTTGAGAGAGGGGAATACAAAATATTGGCAAAGCCCGGAGAAAAATGGGATGTCAGAATAAACCTGAATGGGAAGACAATATCTCCCAAGAAACTCTTCGTTGAGTACCATAGGGACATAACAACTCCGGAATTAGCTTACTCAAACACGAACACATACCTTTACGTAAATCTTGATTACAAATATGCGATTTTTATGAACGAGGAAGCGTTTAACACACCTCTAGTAAGGCTTTTCATCAATGCGAGTGAGCCCTATGAGCTAGTTTATTCAGATGGCGGCTTGATAAAAATCCTGAAACTCAAACACCCAAATGTGAGGATTGAAAGAACCGAAAGCAAAGTAATATTCAAGTTTGAGAACGCAGTGGGGACGAAGCTAAAAATATGGGGGTTCTTGGACAACGGGACGGCGGTGTTTGAAGGGGAATACAACGTTGAAAATAAGACGGAGCTTGAGCTTCCAGAAGAAGTAGAAGGAGATGTTGTAAGGTATGCGTATATGGAAGGTGAGAAGATACTGGACAGGGGCATCTTTAGGAGAGATTAA
- a CDS encoding glycosyltransferase family 4 protein, producing MRIAFIYDVVYPYVKGGVEKRLYELGKRLARKHEVVWFTLKWWEGKDTIEKDGIQIISVGDSKTLYHGGRRSISEAIYFAWKMLLKGSLGDFDVIDCQEFPYLSCYTSRLNLPKGASFVITWHEFWGKYWKDYLGSAGIVGVKIEKGLTKLTRHHIAVSKITKDYLKEIGVSAALVPNGIDFKKIDKIKKGERSFDFLFVGRLVRHKNVDFLLRSIAHVKREHPDITLGIIGDGPERDNLELLARELGISSNVEFLGFLENHEEVISTMKSSKVFAFPSLREGFGIVVLEANASGLPAVVVDHPLNASKDLIVPWKNGFVSKNSEKDFAEHLIVAYEHKKRLGKTAKSVAKKYDWDLIAKELEKYYRGILNG from the coding sequence ATGAGGATTGCATTTATCTACGATGTAGTTTATCCATATGTGAAAGGGGGTGTTGAGAAGAGACTCTATGAGCTCGGAAAACGCCTTGCCAGAAAACACGAGGTCGTCTGGTTTACCTTAAAATGGTGGGAAGGGAAAGATACAATCGAGAAAGATGGGATTCAAATAATAAGCGTGGGAGACTCAAAGACACTCTACCACGGAGGGAGACGATCAATATCAGAAGCTATTTATTTTGCTTGGAAAATGCTCCTCAAAGGTTCTCTCGGAGACTTTGACGTGATTGATTGTCAGGAGTTCCCGTATTTATCGTGTTATACTTCTCGCTTGAATCTCCCAAAGGGAGCAAGTTTTGTCATAACTTGGCACGAGTTTTGGGGAAAATACTGGAAAGATTATCTCGGGAGTGCTGGAATTGTCGGAGTGAAAATAGAGAAGGGGCTAACAAAACTTACAAGGCACCACATAGCAGTCTCCAAGATCACTAAAGATTATCTAAAGGAAATAGGAGTCTCAGCTGCCTTGGTTCCAAATGGCATCGACTTTAAAAAGATTGACAAAATAAAGAAGGGAGAGCGGAGCTTTGACTTCCTCTTTGTTGGCAGGTTAGTCAGGCACAAAAACGTCGACTTTCTTCTAAGGAGCATTGCTCATGTTAAGAGAGAGCATCCCGACATAACTCTGGGAATAATAGGGGATGGACCTGAGAGAGATAACCTCGAACTTTTAGCAAGGGAACTTGGAATTTCTTCCAATGTTGAGTTTTTGGGGTTTTTGGAGAATCATGAAGAGGTAATTTCAACAATGAAATCTTCCAAAGTTTTTGCATTTCCTTCGTTGAGGGAAGGGTTTGGAATTGTTGTTTTAGAGGCCAACGCCTCTGGGCTTCCTGCTGTGGTTGTTGACCATCCTTTAAACGCATCGAAAGATTTAATTGTGCCATGGAAAAATGGTTTTGTGAGTAAAAACAGCGAAAAAGACTTTGCGGAACATTTAATTGTTGCATACGAACATAAGAAACGATTGGGAAAGACTGCCAAAAGCGTAGCAAAGAAATATGATTGGGATTTAATCGCCAAGGAGTTGGAGAAATACTACCGGGGGATTTTAAATGGTTGA
- a CDS encoding glycosyltransferase family 2 protein: MVDVSVVLPTMNEEEAIKVILPKIKEVLGKMRISYEIVVVDKSNDNTPKISQELGARVIRQEGKGYGDAYLLGFENAKGKIIVMMDPDGSYDPEDIPKILEPILNGRADFVMGSRLRGEIDDGAMPWLHRRIGNPLLTWILNFLFKANISDAHCGMRAITKEALEKLPLKCKGMEFASEMVIEAVKAGLRIEEVPIRYHERIGESKLSSFRDGWRHLRLMLLYSPSHLFLLPGIFLLGMGVLFMGYAYLINPERLHTLILGSALTLLGFQVLSFGISAKVYAVKEGFEKPSKLTGFFIRYSVLEEGLLVGGIMFLIGIILGIYIFLQWRASGYGELFMLREAVLVLTLTTLGISVMFFSFFVSIYMLKGER, encoded by the coding sequence ATGGTTGATGTATCTGTTGTATTGCCAACCATGAATGAGGAAGAAGCAATAAAGGTCATTTTGCCCAAGATAAAAGAAGTTTTAGGTAAAATGAGAATATCCTATGAAATCGTAGTCGTTGATAAAAGCAATGATAATACCCCCAAAATTTCCCAAGAGCTCGGTGCGAGGGTTATAAGACAAGAAGGGAAGGGCTATGGCGATGCCTACCTTCTCGGGTTTGAAAACGCGAAAGGTAAGATTATAGTCATGATGGACCCTGACGGGAGTTACGACCCGGAAGACATCCCAAAAATTCTGGAGCCGATACTCAACGGGCGTGCGGATTTTGTCATGGGGAGTAGGCTTAGGGGTGAGATTGACGATGGAGCAATGCCCTGGCTCCACAGGCGCATTGGAAACCCCCTCCTCACATGGATACTCAACTTCCTTTTTAAGGCAAATATAAGCGATGCACACTGCGGAATGAGGGCCATAACAAAGGAAGCCCTAGAAAAACTGCCACTCAAATGCAAGGGGATGGAGTTTGCCAGTGAGATGGTGATTGAGGCTGTTAAAGCAGGGCTGAGAATAGAAGAAGTCCCCATAAGGTACCATGAAAGGATAGGGGAATCCAAGCTCAGCTCCTTTAGGGATGGGTGGCGGCACCTGAGACTTATGCTGCTTTATTCACCCTCTCATCTCTTTCTCCTTCCGGGAATATTTCTTCTGGGAATGGGCGTTCTCTTCATGGGGTATGCATATCTAATCAACCCGGAAAGACTGCATACCCTAATACTTGGAAGCGCCTTAACACTCCTCGGTTTTCAGGTATTGTCTTTCGGCATTTCTGCAAAAGTCTACGCTGTTAAGGAGGGTTTTGAAAAGCCCAGTAAATTGACAGGATTTTTCATTAGGTACTCCGTCCTCGAGGAAGGTTTGCTGGTAGGAGGCATAATGTTCCTCATAGGTATTATCCTAGGTATCTATATCTTCCTGCAGTGGAGGGCAAGCGGGTATGGAGAGCTCTTTATGCTCAGAGAGGCCGTGCTAGTGCTTACCCTAACAACTCTGGGAATATCCGTGATGTTCTTCTCCTTCTTTGTGAGCATATACATGCTTAAGGGGGAGCGTTGA